The Pirellulaceae bacterium region GTTCTGCTCCCGCATCATGTCCCACTCGTTGAGCAGGGTGTCGCCGTGGAAGATCTCGAACTCCGTGTCCTTCACCCCGTGCAGCAGCATGTTCATGCGGGCGAGGTTGTAGGTGGTGATGTTCTTCTCCTGGCCGAATATTTTGCCGATGGTGCCGCCTGCCTGGGCCAACCTCTTGCGCACATTGAGCAGCAGGGAGCCGGAGCCGCACGCGAAGTCCATCACGCTCTCCAGCCGCTTCCTGGTCCCGGTCTTCGGTTCCTGACTGTCGAGCGTGACAATGCCGGATAGGATGCTGGATATCTGCTGCGGGGTGTAGAACTCGCCCGCCTTCTTGCCTGAACCGGCGGCAAACTGGCCGATCAGGTATTCATAGGCATCGCCCAGCGCGTCGATGTCCGTGGAAAACTCTGCCAGCCCTTCGGCGATCTTCTGGATGATGGTGCAGAGCTTGGCGTTCCGATCGGGGTAGGTCTTGCCCAGCTTGGGGGAATTCAGGTCGATCTCGGAGAACAGGCCCTGGAAAGTGCTCTCGAAGGATTCCGTCTCGATGTATTTGAAGCCCGCTTGCAGCGTGTTCAGCAGCTCCGCGTTCTGGGTGCGGGCCAGGTTGGCGATGCTGTTCCAGAGGTGGGCGGGCTGGATGACGTAATGCACCTTGCGCCGCATCTGCTTCTCGAACTCCGGGATGTCGTCCACGTTGTTCGCATACCACAGCGACAGCGGCACCTTGGGGGCGTCGCCACGGGTGTCGGGGTAATCCCGCCCCAGCTCCTTCTTCGCCGCCGTCTCGTAGTTGTCGGAGAGGTAGCGCAGGAATAGGAAGGACAGCATATAGTCGCGGAAGTCGTCCGCATCCATCGCCCCGCGCAGTTGGTCGGCGATGCTCCAGAGGGTGTTGCCCAGTTGTTTTTGGTTGGTGTCGGTCATGATGCTGGAGGCTTTGCGGTTTTTGGTCGGGCCTTTTTCGGGGCCTTTGCTGGTGTAGCCGCAGGCGGCGCTATTGGCGTTGGAGTCGTTGGGAAAAGAGCGGGATTGAAGGGATAGCGATTGATGAAGTCGTGAAGAACTTTGCGGAAGTAGTTCTTGTTCTCTTCCAGCATCTCCTGCGGCTCATATAGAGAGTATCCGCCGTGGCTGAGGATGTTGAT contains the following coding sequences:
- a CDS encoding type I restriction-modification system subunit M, coding for MTDTNQKQLGNTLWSIADQLRGAMDADDFRDYMLSFLFLRYLSDNYETAAKKELGRDYPDTRGDAPKVPLSLWYANNVDDIPEFEKQMRRKVHYVIQPAHLWNSIANLARTQNAELLNTLQAGFKYIETESFESTFQGLFSEIDLNSPKLGKTYPDRNAKLCTIIQKIAEGLAEFSTDIDALGDAYEYLIGQFAAGSGKKAGEFYTPQQISSILSGIVTLDSQEPKTGTRKRLESVMDFACGSGSLLLNVRKRLAQAGGTIGKIFGQEKNITTYNLARMNMLLHGVKDTEFEIFHGDTLLNEWDMMREQNPAKKPSFDAIVANPPFSYRWEPTDALADDVRFKSHGLAPKSAADFAFLLHGFHYLKDEGVMAIILPHGVLFRGGAEERIRTKLLKDGHIDTVIGLPANLFYSTGIPVCILVLKKCKKPDDVLFINAAEHFVKGKRQNQLSKEHIQKIIDTYQHRKEETRYSRRVDMAEIEKNDFNLNISRYISTAVGEEEINLAATHRELVKIEESIQKATAEHNKFLKELGLPLLR